The sequence GTGGCAGATCGCGGCCACGGGCTTGGCGGATTCGAAGAACCCGCGGGTGAACTCGACTGCCAAGGGGTTCGTCCGCAGCGCGTCGGGATCGGCGACGCCGCCGGGCAGGACGAGGGCGTCGAAGCTCTCGACCGTACGGCTCGCGAGGACCTGGTCGACGGGATGTGTGCCCGCCTTGTCCAAGTGGTGGAAGGCCTGGACGCGGCCCGGTTTCGTGGAGCCGGCTGAGGGTTCCAGCCGGCTCCGAGCACGGCTTTCCAGGGTTCGGTGCCGGCGGCGGTTTGCCGGGGTCCAGAGGCGGAGGGGCTGATTCCGGGTACGTCCTGCGCCTGCCGGTACCGGCGTGCGGCAAGCCCGTTCCGGCAGGCCGGTCCGGGCAGCTTGGTCCGATTTGTCGTTTCAGGACTATTTTCTGGGTAAATGCGATACATGACCGCCACTGAACCGTGCAGTCGTTCGAGCTTCTCCCCGGGTCCCGGCCCGGGGAGAAGCGCCGTAGAGATACCCATGCCGATTCCGACCGCCATCGGGCAGCCGGTGGTGTCGACGGTCGGGGTGGAGGAGGAGTTCCTCCTCGTCGACCGCTCGACCAGGGCTCCGGTGGCGCGTGCCGGGCCGGTGATCGAGGCGACCTCGGACGCGCTCGGCGAACTGGTGCAGGCGGAGTTCTACCGCTGCATGGTCGAGGTCTGCACCCGTCCCGCGATCACCGCCACCGATCTACGGGCCCAGCTCCGGTACCTCCGCGCCGCCGTCGCCGACGCGGCGCGGGCCTCGCACTGCATGCTCGTCGCCTCCGGCACCCCCGTGGTACCGCCGACGGCGCCGATCCCGGTGACCGACACGCCTCGCTACCACCGCATGGCCCGGCACTTCGGCGACCTCGTCGACGGCAGGCTGGGCATCGTGTGCGGCTGCCACGTCCATGTCGGCACCGCCGACCGGGCGCAGGCCCTGTTCCTGGCCAACCGCGTACGTCCCTGGCTTCCCGCGCTCCAGGCCCTCGCCGTGAACTCGCCGTTCACCGGCGGGCTGGACACCGGCTACGCGAGCCGACGCGCCCTGGAATTCGGCCGCTGGCCCACCGCGGGCCCTTCTCCGCTGCTGGACCCCGTCTCGTACGAGAGGGCCGCGGACGCCCTGGTGGCTTCGGGCGTCCTC comes from Streptomyces virginiae and encodes:
- a CDS encoding DJ-1/PfpI family protein, which codes for MDKAGTHPVDQVLASRTVESFDALVLPGGVADPDALRTNPLAVEFTRGFFESAKPVAAICHAAPATLVTSRKPADLDDFCTALVKEFGG
- a CDS encoding carboxylate-amine ligase; this translates as MPIPTAIGQPVVSTVGVEEEFLLVDRSTRAPVARAGPVIEATSDALGELVQAEFYRCMVEVCTRPAITATDLRAQLRYLRAAVADAARASHCMLVASGTPVVPPTAPIPVTDTPRYHRMARHFGDLVDGRLGIVCGCHVHVGTADRAQALFLANRVRPWLPALQALAVNSPFTGGLDTGYASRRALEFGRWPTAGPSPLLDPVSYERAADALVASGVLMDRRMIYWFARPSEHQPTVEFRVADTNADLDTTLLVALLLRGLCATFLGQAEEGRPPPDISVARLRDAHRYAARYGATGLALDPFTGDPVPAEAQIAALVGAASPGLRAAGDETEVHRLLDRLRRDGTGAARQHAALRRGGRLRDVVDHLAALTVRG